In Candidatus Nealsonbacteria bacterium DGGOD1a, one DNA window encodes the following:
- a CDS encoding sortase, which produces MGKNKTKLKKNFGQFWLPVLLLLVLVGMTLFWSNISWIANGEVWRQIVSDAFPQYFPKPYVMAVKKTTVENTGAGAKTVPLESSQKNNGTTTEQRVTPVTERRDMITIPAINITAPIITAQTNNNDVIRGLLDSGVVLYPGSVPFGQAGQTVILGHSAPTGWPKIKYDWVFSKLGDLKKGDMVVVTYNFETRYYHVVKTRVVAPQAGVPDPTVMGNSLMLVSCWPPGKDLKRIAVEATISGK; this is translated from the coding sequence ATGGGAAAAAATAAAACGAAATTGAAAAAAAACTTCGGACAGTTTTGGCTGCCGGTTTTACTGTTGCTGGTTCTTGTTGGGATGACGCTGTTTTGGAGCAATATCTCATGGATTGCCAATGGCGAAGTTTGGCGCCAGATTGTTTCGGACGCGTTTCCGCAATATTTTCCAAAACCATATGTGATGGCGGTTAAAAAAACAACCGTTGAAAATACCGGTGCCGGAGCCAAAACCGTTCCTTTGGAATCATCACAAAAAAACAACGGGACAACAACGGAACAGCGGGTAACTCCGGTGACGGAACGGCGCGATATGATTACTATTCCCGCGATCAATATCACCGCGCCGATAATTACGGCGCAAACAAACAATAACGATGTGATCCGCGGCTTGCTTGATTCCGGGGTAGTATTGTATCCGGGATCCGTGCCGTTCGGTCAAGCCGGCCAAACCGTAATTCTTGGACATAGCGCGCCTACGGGCTGGCCAAAAATCAAATACGACTGGGTTTTCAGCAAACTGGGCGATCTCAAAAAAGGAGATATGGTGGTGGTTACCTATAACTTTGAAACCCGCTATTACCATGTGGTAAAAACGCGCGTCGTCGCTCCGCAAGCGGGCGTACCCGATCCCACGGTCATGGGCAATTCATTGATGCTGGTCAGTTGTTGGCCGCCCGGCAAGGATTTGAAACGGATTGCCGTGGAAGCGACAATCAGCGGAAAATAA
- a CDS encoding CAP domain-containing protein — protein MALLKRIVARFKSGARKFFLPCEENNYRARIFTGKTLFVFFVAAVTLKAGFALFLYSFPNNQFYADITKTSLVELANVERAKHNLAALTENSDLNNAAYMKALDMEKNGYFNHFSPSGVSPWHWFGQAGYNYKYAGENLAIGFLESNEVQDAWTASPTHKANIINNKYKEIGIAVLKANFQGNPATIVVQLFGTKQANVLAGKNTQTNAAATAASANSGEIDGQNNSQTKQTGVLGIASETRPDRNSAEFKAVLFFAEKYFSILQALIYGLLIFVIVLLLLNFALKADIDHTDLLLKAFGFIAVMGIFALLDQSLIAALIPHNLLIQ, from the coding sequence ATGGCATTATTAAAGCGTATTGTTGCGCGTTTTAAATCCGGCGCGCGAAAATTTTTTTTACCCTGTGAAGAAAACAATTACCGCGCCCGGATATTCACCGGCAAAACCCTGTTTGTTTTCTTTGTCGCGGCGGTCACGCTCAAAGCGGGATTCGCGCTTTTTCTTTATTCGTTTCCGAATAACCAGTTCTATGCCGACATTACCAAAACCTCCCTTGTCGAACTGGCGAATGTCGAACGGGCCAAACACAATCTGGCCGCGCTGACCGAAAACAGCGACCTGAACAACGCGGCTTATATGAAAGCTCTCGATATGGAAAAAAACGGTTATTTTAACCATTTCAGCCCCTCCGGAGTCAGCCCTTGGCACTGGTTCGGCCAAGCCGGTTACAATTATAAATACGCGGGAGAAAATTTGGCCATCGGTTTTCTTGAATCAAACGAAGTGCAAGACGCGTGGACCGCTTCACCGACCCATAAGGCCAATATCATCAACAACAAATACAAAGAAATCGGCATCGCGGTTTTGAAAGCGAATTTTCAAGGCAATCCCGCCACGATCGTGGTTCAACTTTTTGGAACCAAGCAAGCCAATGTTCTGGCCGGCAAAAACACTCAAACAAACGCGGCGGCAACCGCGGCTTCCGCGAATTCGGGCGAAATAGACGGACAAAACAATTCGCAAACCAAGCAAACCGGCGTTCTGGGAATCGCCAGCGAAACCCGGCCGGATCGCAATTCCGCGGAATTCAAAGCCGTATTGTTTTTTGCCGAAAAATACTTTTCTATACTACAAGCCCTTATTTACGGTTTGCTGATTTTCGTTATTGTTTTGTTGCTTCTTAATTTCGCGTTGAAAGCCGATATCGATCATACGGATTTGCTGTTGAAAGCTTTTGGTTTTATCGCGGTAATGGGTATTTTCGCGTTATTGGACCAAAGTTTGATTGCCGCGCTCATTCCGCACAATTTATTAATTCAGTGA